A stretch of the Campylobacter sp. 19-13652 genome encodes the following:
- a CDS encoding carbon-nitrogen hydrolase family protein — MSAQKLTKIAALQIGELSQSLSRLDYYMRICVSEGVSALVLGEYTMQPFFKSLIKMPKGEISALADKRKWDLSELCQKHGISLITSLIMPKNGALYKGVASFKADGAFKFSPQNVLISYPHWDEEKFFANSTQKLSLQTFKFNDLKVGVINAYEAHFDECWRFLAKKGVHLVIALSANTFASNARWEALLKAKALSYGVSVLRVARVGEYCDDDKSRWEFYGDSMLISPSAEVLWRLGSKEELGIASIDKNEILKQRSIWNFRAQARQRGWL; from the coding sequence ATGAGCGCGCAAAAGCTTACAAAAATAGCCGCACTTCAAATAGGCGAGCTTAGCCAGAGCCTTTCAAGGCTTGATTATTACATGAGGATATGTGTTAGCGAGGGTGTTAGCGCACTCGTGCTTGGCGAATACACCATGCAGCCATTTTTTAAAAGCCTAATTAAAATGCCAAAAGGCGAAATCTCCGCCCTAGCAGACAAAAGAAAATGGGATCTAAGCGAGCTATGCCAAAAGCACGGCATAAGCCTAATAACAAGCCTAATCATGCCAAAAAATGGCGCACTTTATAAAGGTGTGGCAAGCTTTAAAGCAGATGGAGCGTTTAAATTTAGTCCACAAAATGTCCTAATCTCATACCCACACTGGGACGAGGAAAAATTTTTCGCAAATTCCACGCAAAAGCTATCTTTGCAGACTTTTAAATTTAACGACCTAAAAGTGGGCGTAATAAATGCATACGAAGCGCATTTTGATGAGTGCTGGAGGTTTTTAGCCAAAAAAGGGGTGCATTTAGTAATCGCCTTAAGCGCAAACACCTTTGCCTCAAATGCCCGCTGGGAGGCGCTTTTAAAAGCTAAAGCCCTAAGCTACGGTGTGAGCGTACTCAGGGTCGCAAGAGTCGGCGAATACTGTGATGACGATAAAAGCCGCTGGGAATTTTACGGCGATAGCATGCTAATCTCGCCTAGCGCAGAGGTGCTATGGCGACTTGGGAGCAAGGAGGAGCTTGGCATTGCTAGCATAGATAAAAATGAAATTTTAAAACAGCGCTCTATTTGGAATTTCCGTGCTCAGGCTAGGCAAAGGGGCTGGCTATGA
- a CDS encoding DNA-3-methyladenine glycosylase I, whose translation MRRCEWCEKDELYRHYHDNEWGEANKSERELFELVCLESMQAGLSWHIVLKKREALRAAFLGFEPEVVAKFSKAEVSRIMGIEGVIKHEAKVRACITNAQCFLAVRAEFGSFWSYLLSFTPNNTPIINRYERISDLPSKSEISIALAKDMKKRGFKFFGEVIAHSFLQACGVLNEHLNYCYKA comes from the coding sequence ATGAGGCGGTGCGAGTGGTGCGAAAAGGACGAGCTTTACAGGCACTACCACGATAATGAGTGGGGCGAGGCAAATAAGAGCGAGCGCGAGCTTTTTGAGCTTGTCTGCTTAGAGAGTATGCAAGCTGGACTTAGCTGGCATATTGTACTTAAAAAAAGGGAGGCTTTAAGGGCTGCGTTTTTGGGATTTGAACCAGAGGTTGTGGCTAAGTTTAGCAAAGCAGAAGTATCACGCATAATGGGCATAGAGGGCGTAATAAAGCATGAGGCAAAGGTGCGAGCCTGCATAACAAATGCTCAATGCTTTTTGGCAGTGCGGGCTGAGTTTGGTAGCTTTTGGAGCTATCTTTTAAGCTTTACTCCAAACAATACGCCCATCATCAACCGCTACGAGCGCATAAGCGACCTACCAAGCAAAAGCGAGATAAGCATAGCACTGGCTAAAGACATGAAAAAGCGGGGGTTTAAATTTTTTGGAGAAGTCATAGCGCACTCATTTTTGCAAGCCTGCGGAGTATTAAACGAACATCTAAACTACTGCTATAAGGCGTAA
- a CDS encoding TolC family protein encodes MRIKFISLLFLSAASLGAASLSEAYTMALENNSELKQSLYEAQAASERTSSATAYLLPSISLDANYVMEKYRRRGATNRTDESYLKYGINLNQSLLRVPAWYERSLAKVREESSNLQYQNTKQELAKKVAQAYFAYAYDKQSLSVAKSYEQASKARYERMQKSLDMGLANKMDTLESKVRLDEASLEVARAKRRIELSRLSLARLVGQEIDVANFSELDVDFFRRESLDKFENVEANFDYKQAKLGREYYEKDYSKRVSEYLPSVDFSIGYFNHNYRDDRYFPDELNKVEGMVKFTLPLYSGGGTKARVEEGRLMRLASAEKEADARREIAIKQRQAMSDYLGYISEYDIAKSSLEHSLVYEHSIERGYEEGLKNLVDLLDAKARVFKTQNDALAAAHKLILSYIELYSDIGEISEDVMARLSGALR; translated from the coding sequence ATGAGGATTAAATTTATATCTTTGCTATTTTTATCGGCTGCGAGTTTAGGTGCAGCTAGCTTAAGTGAGGCTTATACTATGGCTCTAGAGAATAATAGTGAGCTAAAGCAGAGCCTATACGAAGCCCAAGCGGCTAGTGAGCGTACCAGTAGTGCTACGGCTTATTTACTACCTAGCATTAGCCTTGATGCAAATTATGTAATGGAAAAATATCGCCGTAGAGGCGCTACAAATAGAACAGATGAGAGCTATCTAAAGTACGGCATAAATTTAAACCAAAGCCTGCTACGCGTGCCAGCATGGTATGAGCGTAGTCTCGCAAAGGTACGCGAGGAAAGCTCAAATCTCCAGTATCAAAACACAAAGCAAGAGCTTGCCAAAAAGGTAGCGCAGGCGTATTTTGCTTATGCGTATGATAAGCAGTCTCTAAGCGTGGCTAAAAGCTACGAACAGGCTAGTAAGGCACGATATGAGCGTATGCAAAAGTCCCTTGATATGGGGCTTGCTAATAAGATGGATACACTTGAGTCAAAGGTGAGGTTAGACGAGGCTAGCCTAGAGGTAGCACGCGCTAAAAGGCGCATAGAACTAAGCCGTCTAAGCCTAGCAAGGCTTGTGGGGCAGGAGATTGATGTGGCAAATTTTAGCGAGCTTGATGTGGATTTTTTTAGGCGAGAAAGCCTCGATAAATTTGAAAACGTTGAAGCAAACTTTGACTACAAACAGGCAAAGCTAGGGCGCGAATACTACGAAAAGGACTATTCAAAGCGCGTGAGCGAGTACCTGCCTAGCGTGGATTTTAGCATAGGGTATTTTAATCATAATTACCGTGATGATAGGTACTTTCCAGATGAGTTAAATAAGGTCGAGGGCATGGTGAAGTTTACGCTGCCACTTTACTCAGGTGGTGGCACGAAAGCGCGAGTAGAGGAGGGTAGGCTTATGCGCTTAGCTAGCGCTGAAAAAGAGGCCGACGCAAGGCGCGAGATAGCCATAAAGCAGCGTCAGGCGATGAGCGATTATCTAGGCTATATCTCTGAATATGACATAGCTAAAAGCTCGCTTGAGCACTCTTTGGTGTATGAGCATTCTATCGAGCGCGGATATGAGGAGGGGCTTAAGAATTTAGTTGATTTGCTTGATGCAAAGGCTAGGGTTTTTAAGACACAAAATGACGCACTTGCTGCGGCGCATAAGCTCATACTCTCATATATCGAGCTTTATAGCGACATAGGCGAGATCAGCGAGGATGTGATGGCTAGACTTAGTGGAGCGCTTAGGTAG
- a CDS encoding HlyD family type I secretion periplasmic adaptor subunit, whose product MILKSEKSTVFAGGVVIFLLVFVFGLWIGLAPLKSAAVAPGQVGVVDNKKIIQHLEGGVVGKIYVKDGDEVKQGQPLVEIQSARLNSEIEIVRNDLLQSSVLVSRLEAQRDDVSEVKFDTSLDKFAGFSEAVAAQKSIFNEQNRLLKDELAILTKREQQLKQQIVGTQAILEAKLKRIASLSEEMHEWQRLFKEQLTDKVRLREIEREKSTLEGDVASTRAEISRLNVQVTETKSQMVVRQRSFKEEVLKNLEDAKDKLANSKERYAALKDQLERAMVKSPVDGTVVELAIHTIGGVVRPGEAIMSIVPKNAHYVIDAKLNISDIDTVHVGQEADMRFSAFNSRQSHVMQGRVIYVSADSLTDNRGMPYYELKAELTPLGEKELKENDFFLLPGMPAEVVVKTGERTVLNYLLKPFLDMFTRAFNED is encoded by the coding sequence ATGATATTAAAAAGCGAAAAAAGCACCGTATTTGCAGGCGGTGTGGTGATATTTTTACTCGTTTTTGTATTTGGGCTTTGGATAGGGCTAGCTCCGCTAAAATCCGCAGCCGTCGCACCTGGACAGGTGGGCGTGGTGGACAATAAAAAGATAATCCAGCACCTAGAAGGCGGCGTTGTGGGCAAAATTTATGTAAAAGATGGTGATGAGGTTAAACAGGGACAGCCGTTGGTTGAAATTCAAAGCGCCAGGCTAAACTCAGAAATAGAGATAGTAAGAAATGATCTTTTGCAAAGCAGTGTGCTAGTAAGCCGTCTGGAAGCGCAAAGAGATGACGTGAGCGAGGTTAAATTTGACACTAGCTTGGACAAATTTGCTGGATTTAGCGAGGCAGTGGCTGCGCAAAAGAGTATTTTTAACGAACAAAATAGGCTTTTAAAAGACGAGCTAGCCATACTCACAAAGCGAGAGCAGCAACTAAAGCAACAGATAGTGGGTACTCAAGCGATACTTGAAGCAAAGCTTAAGCGAATAGCTAGCCTAAGCGAAGAGATGCACGAATGGCAGAGGTTATTTAAAGAACAGCTTACAGATAAGGTGCGTCTGCGTGAGATAGAGCGTGAAAAAAGCACGCTTGAGGGTGATGTGGCTAGCACTAGGGCCGAAATCTCAAGATTAAATGTTCAAGTAACTGAGACTAAATCTCAAATGGTGGTGAGGCAAAGAAGCTTTAAAGAGGAGGTGCTAAAAAATCTCGAGGATGCAAAGGATAAGCTAGCAAATTCAAAAGAGCGCTATGCTGCACTAAAAGATCAGCTAGAGCGCGCAATGGTAAAATCGCCAGTTGACGGTACTGTGGTAGAACTAGCCATACACACCATAGGTGGCGTGGTGCGCCCTGGGGAGGCTATCATGTCTATCGTGCCAAAAAATGCGCACTACGTCATAGACGCTAAGTTAAATATTTCAGACATCGATACCGTGCATGTGGGGCAGGAGGCGGATATGAGGTTTAGCGCGTTTAACAGCAGGCAAAGCCACGTGATGCAAGGACGTGTAATCTACGTCTCAGCCGATAGTCTAACTGATAATCGTGGCATGCCATACTATGAGCTAAAGGCAGAGCTAACGCCTCTTGGAGAGAAGGAGCTAAAGGAGAATGACTTTTTCTTGCTGCCTGGCATGCCAGCTGAAGTGGTTGTAAAAACTGGTGAGCGTACGGTGCTTAATTATTTACTTAAGCCATTTTTGGATATGTTTACAAGGGCGTTTAATGAGGATTAA
- a CDS encoding type I secretion system permease/ATPase: MKIDELKNAILKSKRCMIYAGIFSMFVNLLMLTPPLYMLQLYGRVVSSRSMDTLFFLTLIVVFLYVCMGLFEVLRSRILIVFSNQIDLALSKRIYNAIFRLASSQPGRVSSGAMSDLNTLKQYLSTNGVFAFLDAPWLPFYIFILFLFHPYFGYFSIVCAIILFILALLNERATKDGLKRSNDAYKSEIRFIDLNLRNSEVIQAMGMNENLRKIWEKKHDDFLHAHSESSVKAGVYANLSKSFRVASASLMLGLGAYLVVKMEINPGMMIAGSIIMGRALAPLDVLISSWKSYKGAKEAYVRLDKFLNDFPAENEKLRLPDPKGDIALEDVSLMPPNSKQPSLLGLSFALNAGDMCAIIGPSAAGKSSLARVMLGIWPVFHGVVRVDGADIRQYDVDHLGQFVGYLPQDVELFEGSVAENIARFGELDSEAIVEAAKKANVHEMILNLPEGYDTKIGIGGMSLSGGQRQRVALARALYKNPKIIVLDEPNASLDEEGERALLSTLLSLKGQATIVLITHKLNVLQAVDKIAVLNAGRLAYFGARDAVLAQLGATNAAPQQVKKQARPSVSLDDADPADEKESK, from the coding sequence ATGAAAATCGATGAGCTAAAAAACGCTATTTTAAAATCCAAAAGATGTATGATTTATGCAGGCATCTTTTCCATGTTTGTTAACCTTTTGATGCTCACGCCGCCTTTGTATATGCTCCAGCTTTATGGGCGCGTAGTCAGTAGTCGCAGTATGGATACGCTGTTTTTTCTCACTCTCATAGTCGTGTTTTTGTACGTTTGTATGGGGCTTTTTGAGGTGCTTAGAAGCCGCATTTTAATAGTCTTTTCAAACCAGATAGATCTAGCTTTGTCAAAGAGAATTTATAACGCCATCTTTCGTCTGGCTAGCTCTCAGCCAGGCAGAGTAAGCTCTGGGGCGATGAGCGATTTAAACACGCTTAAGCAGTATTTAAGCACAAACGGCGTCTTTGCGTTTTTAGATGCGCCGTGGCTGCCGTTTTATATTTTTATACTGTTTTTATTTCATCCGTATTTTGGCTATTTTAGCATAGTTTGTGCGATTATTTTATTTATTCTTGCTCTTTTAAATGAGCGCGCGACAAAGGATGGGCTAAAGCGCTCAAATGACGCATATAAGAGCGAGATTAGATTTATTGATTTAAATTTAAGAAACAGCGAAGTCATACAGGCTATGGGCATGAATGAAAATCTGCGTAAAATTTGGGAGAAAAAACACGATGACTTTTTACATGCTCACTCAGAATCAAGCGTGAAAGCTGGTGTATATGCAAATTTATCCAAATCTTTCCGTGTGGCTTCGGCTTCACTTATGCTGGGGCTTGGGGCGTATTTGGTCGTTAAGATGGAGATAAATCCAGGTATGATGATAGCTGGTTCTATAATCATGGGGCGAGCGCTTGCACCGCTTGATGTGCTGATTTCTAGCTGGAAAAGCTACAAAGGCGCAAAGGAAGCGTATGTTAGACTTGATAAGTTTTTAAACGATTTTCCAGCCGAAAACGAAAAGCTCCGCCTGCCAGATCCAAAGGGCGATATAGCGCTTGAAGATGTCTCTTTGATGCCGCCAAATTCAAAGCAGCCATCACTTCTTGGGCTTAGCTTTGCGTTAAATGCAGGCGATATGTGTGCGATAATAGGACCAAGTGCAGCTGGCAAAAGCTCGCTTGCTCGAGTGATGCTTGGTATTTGGCCAGTCTTTCACGGCGTGGTTAGGGTCGATGGGGCTGATATTAGGCAGTATGACGTGGATCATTTGGGGCAGTTTGTGGGCTATTTGCCGCAAGATGTTGAGCTTTTTGAGGGCAGCGTGGCTGAGAATATCGCCCGCTTTGGCGAGCTTGATAGCGAGGCCATAGTTGAGGCTGCTAAAAAGGCAAATGTGCATGAGATGATATTAAACTTACCTGAAGGCTATGATACTAAAATCGGTATAGGCGGCATGAGCCTATCAGGTGGACAGCGTCAGAGGGTTGCGCTTGCTCGAGCGCTTTATAAAAATCCAAAGATCATAGTCTTGGACGAGCCAAACGCAAGCCTTGATGAGGAGGGTGAAAGAGCGCTTTTAAGTACCCTGCTATCTTTAAAAGGGCAGGCTACAATCGTTCTGATCACGCATAAGCTAAACGTCTTGCAGGCGGTGGATAAAATAGCTGTGCTAAATGCGGGACGACTTGCATATTTTGGCGCCAGAGATGCGGTACTAGCGCAGCTTGGTGCGACTAATGCTGCTCCTCAGCAAGTAAAAAAGCAAGCCCGTCCTAGCGTGAGTTTAGATGATGCAGATCCAGCTGATGAAAAGGAGAGTAAATGA